AGCCTTGGAGAGAATCCAGACCCTGGCAAGCCGACCGGAGCTTGTGCGACGTGGAATAGAGAACCGCCTTTGGGCCAATCAGGTGAAGGATCCTCAGAGCGGAGAGATCTGGGAGATCCAAGGATTGGCCCTCAATGGAGCCCTTCAACTTTGCCAAGGAGCCCGGACCGCCAGCTGGACCCGCTGGCCTGATGTCAACCATGACAATCTCTACAATCTCGATTTATAAGACTTTTGAAACGAAGTGGTCTTGCGCTGGCTTGCTGCTCCCTTGGTGCTGACCCTGCCCTCTGCTCCGCAGAGCACTCAAAGCCTTCCAGCTCCTCAGGCACCCCTACTTCCTCCAGCTGAACTTCGCGTCAAGCCGCCCCAACGCTTCGATCGCTCGTTGGAGTCCCTCGAACGCAATCAAATCATCACTCCGCAAGAGCGGCGAACGCTGGAGAGAGGAGGCGTTGCCAAGCCCATTGATGTGCGTCGCTTGCAACAAGCCTGTCGAAGTGGCGCTCTGTCCAAGCGTGAGTGCGCAACCGGCGTGGCCTTTCGCGGGCGGTCCAATCGCGCAACGTTCAGCCCAAGGAATCGGCGTCTCGCTCCCATCTCGGTCCCCGTTTCTGCGCTTCTTGCAGGAGCCGGAAATGGCTTTCGCTTGGAGTCCGTCTTCTCGGTTTCGCCAAGACCTCTTGCAATCGCAGGCAATGGTGATCAGCGCTTGCTCTTCCCCATCATTGGCTCTGCAATCACAACCAGTGAATTCGGAATGCGCCAGCATCCCGTGATTGGCCGTTGGTTAATGCATGCTGGGAAAGACCTCGCCGCCCCAGAAGGAACACCCGTCATTGCGGCACTCTCAGGCACGGTCATGAGCAGTGGACTCGCCGGGGGGTATGGCATCGCTGTGGAATTGGAGCACAACTCCCCCAGGAGGCGGACGCTCTACGGACATCTCTCAGAGATCTACGTGAAATCTGGACAGAAGGTCCAACAGGGTGAGGTAATCGGAAGGGTCGGAAGCACCGGCCTCAGCACTGGACCTCATCTTCATTTTGAGCTGAGAATGAAACAGGGCAAAGGGTGGGTGGCAAAAGATCCTGGGGAATTGGATCTCAACCCAATCACAGCATCTGGAACTGATGCCGTCTCGCTGCTTGTTGGTCAACTGATGAACAGTCTCGAGAGAGATAAAGCCTGAACCGATTTATGGGGTTGTGGAAGTACTTTCATCTCTCAAGATGAACCCAACGCCACGAACGGTATGAATCAAAGATGGAAGGTCCTTGTTTTCCACTTTTTGCCTTAAATAGCGTATATAGACATCAAGCAAATTATCGTCTCCGTAAAAGTCTTCTCCCCAGACACCCTTCATAATCTCAGACCTTTCCAATACTTTTCCGTTACCCCGCATCAAGAAGCAAAGCAGCTCATACTCCTTAACAGAAAGCTGGATCTTTTGCCCAGAACGATGCACATCCCTTGTCTCGGTATTGATTGTTAAGCCTCCAACTGACAAAAAGGTTGAATCGGCATCGTTCCCTTGTGCGGAACCCGTAAAGCCCTGAGCTCTGCGCTGCATCGCTCTCAACCGAGCCATCAATTCTTCGATTGAAAAAGGTTTTACCAAATAATCATCAACGCCGGCATCAAGAGCCTTGACACGATCAGCGATATCATCGTGACCGGTCAACATCAAGATCGGAGTTGTGACTCCGCTACTGCGAATTCGCTGACAAATGTCCACACCGGAGAAATCCGGAAGGTTCCAATCCAAAACAATGAGGTCGGGCTCCGGCTGACTTCTGGCTTTGATTAATCCACTGGCACCGTCCGACGCGACCTCGACCTCATAACCCTCTACGTCCAACTCCAAGCGCAACAACTCCGTCAAGTGGACTTCGTCATCCACAAGCAGAATTCGAATCGTTTGCTCAAAGGGTTCTGGCAGCTGGTCCATTCTCAAACTTCAATTAATTTAATCAGGGGAAGGCGTTTTAAAGCATAGGGTTCACGCGGTTTTGAGCCACTCGCTCGACCTTACCGTCGCGAAAGTGAATCACAGTCTGGGCACGAGCGGCCACATCGTCTTCATGGGTAACGAGAACAATCGTGATTCCTTGAGAGTGCAATTCATCAAACAAGTTCAAAACGTCATTCGTCGTGCGTGAATCC
The Synechococcus sp. CC9311 DNA segment above includes these coding regions:
- a CDS encoding response regulator transcription factor, whose translation is MDQLPEPFEQTIRILLVDDEVHLTELLRLELDVEGYEVEVASDGASGLIKARSQPEPDLIVLDWNLPDFSGVDICQRIRSSGVTTPILMLTGHDDIADRVKALDAGVDDYLVKPFSIEELMARLRAMQRRAQGFTGSAQGNDADSTFLSVGGLTINTETRDVHRSGQKIQLSVKEYELLCFLMRGNGKVLERSEIMKGVWGEDFYGDDNLLDVYIRYLRQKVENKDLPSLIHTVRGVGFILRDESTSTTP
- a CDS encoding M23 family metallopeptidase, with protein sequence MVLRWLAAPLVLTLPSAPQSTQSLPAPQAPLLPPAELRVKPPQRFDRSLESLERNQIITPQERRTLERGGVAKPIDVRRLQQACRSGALSKRECATGVAFRGRSNRATFSPRNRRLAPISVPVSALLAGAGNGFRLESVFSVSPRPLAIAGNGDQRLLFPIIGSAITTSEFGMRQHPVIGRWLMHAGKDLAAPEGTPVIAALSGTVMSSGLAGGYGIAVELEHNSPRRRTLYGHLSEIYVKSGQKVQQGEVIGRVGSTGLSTGPHLHFELRMKQGKGWVAKDPGELDLNPITASGTDAVSLLVGQLMNSLERDKA